From a region of the Syngnathus scovelli strain Florida chromosome 19, RoL_Ssco_1.2, whole genome shotgun sequence genome:
- the ssr2 gene encoding translocon-associated protein subunit beta isoform X1, translating to MRVCSPSLLGSEKRLQKMMKMLHIFLVLALIALGSGEEGARLLASKSLLNRYAVEGRDLTLQYNIYNVGSSAALEVELSDDSFPPEDFGIVSGMLNVKWDRIAPASNVSHTVVLRPLKAGYFNFTSASVSYLAQEGGQVVVGYTSAPGQGGILAQREFDRRFSPHYLDWAAFGVMTLPSIGIPLLLWYSSKRKYDSPKPKKN from the exons ATGCGTGTCTGCAGCCCTTCGCTACTCGGGTCTGAAAAGAGGTTACAGAAG ATGATGAAGATGCTGCACATTTTTTTGGTCCTGGCGCTGATCGCCCTGGGCTCTGGAGAAGAGGGCGCCCGTCTGCTAGCGTCCAAGTCCCTGCTCAACCGATACGCCGTGGAGGGCCGAGACCTGACCCTGCAATACAACATTTACAATGTGGGATCCAG TGCTGCTCTGGAGGTGGAACTGTCGGACGATTCTTTCCCTCCTGAAGATTTTGGAATCGTTTCGGGAATGCTGAACGTGAAATGGGATAGGATTGCGCC AGCCAGCAACGTGTCCCACACTGTAGTGCTGCGCCCCCTGAAGGCCGGCTACTTTAACTTCACCTCAGCATCTGTCAGCTACCTGGCTCAGGAGGGCGGACAAGTTGTG GTGGGCTACACCAGCGCCCCCGGCCAGGGAGGCATCTTGGCACAGAGGGAGTTTGACCGCCGCTTTTCCCCACATTAT CTGGACTGGGCCGCCTTTGGTGTGATGACCCTCCCCTCCATTGGCATCCCACTGTTGCTCTGGTATTCCAGCAAGAGGAAGTATGACTCGCCCAAACCTAAGAAGaactga
- the ssr2 gene encoding translocon-associated protein subunit beta isoform X2, translated as MMKMLHIFLVLALIALGSGEEGARLLASKSLLNRYAVEGRDLTLQYNIYNVGSSAALEVELSDDSFPPEDFGIVSGMLNVKWDRIAPASNVSHTVVLRPLKAGYFNFTSASVSYLAQEGGQVVVGYTSAPGQGGILAQREFDRRFSPHYLDWAAFGVMTLPSIGIPLLLWYSSKRKYDSPKPKKN; from the exons ATGATGAAGATGCTGCACATTTTTTTGGTCCTGGCGCTGATCGCCCTGGGCTCTGGAGAAGAGGGCGCCCGTCTGCTAGCGTCCAAGTCCCTGCTCAACCGATACGCCGTGGAGGGCCGAGACCTGACCCTGCAATACAACATTTACAATGTGGGATCCAG TGCTGCTCTGGAGGTGGAACTGTCGGACGATTCTTTCCCTCCTGAAGATTTTGGAATCGTTTCGGGAATGCTGAACGTGAAATGGGATAGGATTGCGCC AGCCAGCAACGTGTCCCACACTGTAGTGCTGCGCCCCCTGAAGGCCGGCTACTTTAACTTCACCTCAGCATCTGTCAGCTACCTGGCTCAGGAGGGCGGACAAGTTGTG GTGGGCTACACCAGCGCCCCCGGCCAGGGAGGCATCTTGGCACAGAGGGAGTTTGACCGCCGCTTTTCCCCACATTAT CTGGACTGGGCCGCCTTTGGTGTGATGACCCTCCCCTCCATTGGCATCCCACTGTTGCTCTGGTATTCCAGCAAGAGGAAGTATGACTCGCCCAAACCTAAGAAGaactga